In Exiguobacterium acetylicum, the genomic stretch ATTGAAGAGGGACAAGCGAAGAAAATGCTCGATCGACAAGAAGAGGAACGTATTGAGGCAACACCGACTCCGAAATCGCGTCCATCGAACATGCGGAGACCAACAGAGGAACTGACGATGAGTGAACTCGGACAATTGAATGAGAAGTATACGTTCGATACATTCGTCATCGGATCGGGGAACCGTTTTGCGCATGCCGCTTCACTTGCTGTTGCGGAAGCGCCTGCTAAAGCATACAATCCGCTTTTCATCTATGGTGGCGTTGGTCTTGGCAAAACCCATCTGATGCATGCCATCGGACAGTATGTTCAAGATCAAAATCTCGGGACACGGATTGCCTATGTCTCTTCTGAACGCTTTACGAATGACTTCATTAACTCCATCCGTGATAATAAGACGGTTGAGTTTCGAAATAAATACCGTAACATCGATGTCCTCTTAATTGATGACATCCAGTTCCTTGCGGGCAAAGAACAGACGCAAGAAGAGTTTTTCCACACATTCAATGCCCTGCATAACGACCAAAAACAAATCATCATCTCAAGTGACCGACCACCAAAAGAGATTCCAACGCTTGAAGATCGGCTTCGTTCACGTTTTGAATGGGGATTAATCACCGACATCACGCCACCGGATCTCGAGACACGGATTGCGATCTTACGGAAAAAGGCGAATGCGGAGCAACTTGACGTCTCAAACGAAGTCATGCTCTACATCGCAAGTCAAATTGATACGAATATTCGGGAACTCGAAGGAGCGTTAACCCGCGTTATCGCCTATGCGAATCTCGTCGGACGACCAATTGATCCAAATGTCGCTGCGGAAGCCTTGCATAACATCATGCCGGTCGCTGAACCGCGTAAAGTCACGATTCGTGACATCCAGGAGTCGGTCAGTAAGCACTTCAATTTACCATTTGATGATCTGAAGGCGAAAAAACGGACGAAATCGATTGCCTTCCCACGTCAAATCGCGATGTATCTCTCACGCGAGATGACGGAGAGCTCTTTACCGAAAATCGGAGAAGAATTCGGGGGACGCGACCATACGACCGTCATCCATGCCCATGAAAAGATCAGTATGTTGATCAAATCGGACGGGGAAACGGGAAAAGTCATCGAACAAATCAAACATGAATTGAAGCATTCATAAAACTGTGGATAAACATGTGGATAAAGTAGGGTGGTTATCCACAACTTATCCACACCGTTTTTGGCTTTATATCAAGTTATCCACCGACTTATCCACACTATCCACAGCCCCTAAGACTATTATTAAAAAAATATATTATTATGTTATGATGGGCGCATGCCCATTATTTTCGAGAGGAGTCTAACGACGATATGCATATCACCATTCAACGCGAAGCTTTAATTCAAGCAGTACAAGATGTAGCCAAAGCGGTCTCATCCCGCACGACGATTCCGATTCTGACAGGAATCAAACTCGAAGCTCATGGAGATGGTATGACGCTGACAGGAAGCGATACGGAAATCTCGATTGAACGGACGATCTATGCAGAAGAGAATGGAACATCTTATGTCACGGTTCACCGTGCAGGTAGTGTCGTCTTGAATGCCCGCTTCTTCGGCGATATCGTCAAAAAGATGCCAAAAGACGAAGTCACACTTGAAGTCTCACCGAACTTCATGACACGGATCCAGTCAGGAACAGCGGAATTCCATTTGAACGGTCTTGATCCAGATGAGTTCCCACGCCTTCCGCAAGTCGATGGGGGACAACGTTTCCGTTTACCGGCTGATCTCTTACGTTCGATGATTCGCCAAACAAGCTTTGCTGTCGCTGTTCAAGAAACACGTCCTGTTCTGACAGGTGTGAACTTCTCAGCCGATAAAGGCATCTTGACGTGTGTCTCAACAGATAGTCACCGTCTAGCCCTTCGTCGTGCTCAATTTGAGACAGATACAGATATCTCGTTCCAGAACGTCATCGTTCCTGGTAAGAGCTTAAATGAATTATCGAAGTTGCTTGGGGATGGTCATGTGGATATCACGATCACAAACCAACAAATCTTGTTCAAGATGAAGCACGTCCTCTTCTTCTCGCGTCTACTCGACGGAAACTATCCGGATACATCACGTTTGATTCCGGAAGAGTACCGGACAGCTGTCCGCATGAACGCGAAAGAATTGCTCCAAGCGATCGATCGCGCGTCACTGCTTGCACGTGAGGACCGTAACAACGTCATCAAGTTCGCAGCTGAAGGAACGACAGCGGTCGAGATCTCTTCACATTCACCAGAAGTCGGGAAAGTCTCGGAGCAAGTCAGCATCCTCTCGCTTGAAGGCGAAGAGCTAAAAATCTCGTTCAACTCGAAGTACATGATGGACGCCTTGAAGGCGCTTGACGCGACAGATATCGAAATCCAGTTCACGGGTTCGATTCGTCCATTCATCTTGCACCCAGTCGATCAAGATAACGTCCTGCAACTGATTCTTCCAGTCCGGACGGCGTAAGCATCAACACAAAATACGTGATAAGACGGGTTCGATCGTTTCGACATCGGACCCGTCTTTTTCGTATACCGTATATACGTTCGGGGATTTTGCTAAATCGTTCAATGTTTAGTACAATAAAGAGTACGTCATTTATAATATGTAGGTAGGAGGAGTCAATCCATGCAAGAAATCAGAATTACAACGGAATACGTCACATTAGGGCAGTTCCTGAAGCTATCGGATATCATCTCAAGCGGAGGACAAGCTAAACCGTTTTTAGCAGAGGTACCGATTCTAGTCAACGGCGAGGTCGATCAGCGACGTGGTCGTAAATTACGGGATGGAGACATCATTGATGTAGAAGACTACGGTCAGTTCATCATCAAGAACGAGGGCAACTAACGTGCGGCTGGATTCAGTCCGACTCAGTCATTATCGCAACTATGACGCACTCGAACTGTCATTCTCCGAAAAAACGAATGTCCTGATTGGTGAAAATGCACAAGGGAAGACGAACTTATTGGAAGCGATCTATGTTCTTGCTCTCGCGAAGTCGCACCGGACGACGCATGACAAGGAACTGATCGGTTGGGACCAAGAAACAGCGCGCGTCGAAGGACGTGTCGTCAAGCGGACCGGCTCCCATGTTCAAGAGATCGTCATCTCGGGTCGCGGGAAAAAAGCAAAGCTGAATCATCTAGAGCAACGACGCTTGAGTGATTATGTCGGGGCACTGAACATCGTTTTATTCGCCCCGGAAGATTTGCATATCGTCAAAGGCAGTCCACAAGTCCGCCGACGATTTCTCGATATGGAGATCGGTCAAGTCAGTCCGGTCTATCTGCATGAATTGAGCCAGTACTTGAAAGTGTTGAAGCAGCGGAACGCATTGCTGAAACAACTGTCCATGAAGGGAGGAGACGAGA encodes the following:
- the dnaA gene encoding chromosomal replication initiator protein DnaA; protein product: MKNAAELWHNVLSVIEEEERTPKASYDMWLKSTEGVTLNGTTLLVSAPAAFTVTWLERQYLSLLEDTVEEVTGSRLDIQFIEEGQAKKMLDRQEEERIEATPTPKSRPSNMRRPTEELTMSELGQLNEKYTFDTFVIGSGNRFAHAASLAVAEAPAKAYNPLFIYGGVGLGKTHLMHAIGQYVQDQNLGTRIAYVSSERFTNDFINSIRDNKTVEFRNKYRNIDVLLIDDIQFLAGKEQTQEEFFHTFNALHNDQKQIIISSDRPPKEIPTLEDRLRSRFEWGLITDITPPDLETRIAILRKKANAEQLDVSNEVMLYIASQIDTNIRELEGALTRVIAYANLVGRPIDPNVAAEALHNIMPVAEPRKVTIRDIQESVSKHFNLPFDDLKAKKRTKSIAFPRQIAMYLSREMTESSLPKIGEEFGGRDHTTVIHAHEKISMLIKSDGETGKVIEQIKHELKHS
- the yaaA gene encoding S4 domain-containing protein YaaA, yielding MQEIRITTEYVTLGQFLKLSDIISSGGQAKPFLAEVPILVNGEVDQRRGRKLRDGDIIDVEDYGQFIIKNEGN
- the dnaN gene encoding DNA polymerase III subunit beta is translated as MHITIQREALIQAVQDVAKAVSSRTTIPILTGIKLEAHGDGMTLTGSDTEISIERTIYAEENGTSYVTVHRAGSVVLNARFFGDIVKKMPKDEVTLEVSPNFMTRIQSGTAEFHLNGLDPDEFPRLPQVDGGQRFRLPADLLRSMIRQTSFAVAVQETRPVLTGVNFSADKGILTCVSTDSHRLALRRAQFETDTDISFQNVIVPGKSLNELSKLLGDGHVDITITNQQILFKMKHVLFFSRLLDGNYPDTSRLIPEEYRTAVRMNAKELLQAIDRASLLAREDRNNVIKFAAEGTTAVEISSHSPEVGKVSEQVSILSLEGEELKISFNSKYMMDALKALDATDIEIQFTGSIRPFILHPVDQDNVLQLILPVRTA